aaaaaaatttagtaataACCAcagatattattatatgttattagtaaattaatgttatatataaaaatatagagAGAAACAAAAAGGAAAGGATGCGTTTATCGGGAATCGAACCCGAATCGGCCGCTTGGAAGGCGGCCATGCTGACCATTACACCATAAACGCTTGGGAAACAGAAATttccattttttatttcttggGCCTTTCTGTTTTAATACTTTGCATTCCTATCttaaattattgtattttttttattttttaataaatgttttttttaagaaaatcatagttacaaattattttgaaaataaatttaaaattgaagaaGAATTTTATTGTGCTTTTAGCTTTTAgttattaatgttaatacaaatttctaattattatttttaccaaaTTCTCTGTACATACCCATGTTTgtgtttgtttttttttcatctaaatttaaaattggcTCAAATTTAActtcatcatttttaatcatgtgattattattttctccAATTCTTCCATTTAACCAAAAAGTATTCATTACCCCTTTTccttttattataacttcTCCTCTAGGTTCAATTACATATCCaccaattttatttaaaagttttgaaCAACTTTCCGTAATATGAATTCTTTCAGGTTTACCATTACTTTCCATTCTAGAAGCTGTATTAACTGTATCTCCAAATAAACAATATCTTGGCATTGCTAAACCAACTACACCAGCTACACATGGACCCGAATTACAACCTATTCGTACCATAATTTTTTCTCCTGGCAAATATGGAATAGAAAATTTATGGcatatttcattaaatccAAGAGATAACTCAGCTATTTGTTTACCATGCATATCACCATTTCTTGTTGGAAGTCCAGAGACACATAAATATCCATCACCTATTGTTTctactttataaatatcaagtgattcaattaaattatcaaaaagtataaataaatcatttactAAAGTTACAACTTGAAAAGCTGAACATTTAGAAGAAAGAAttgtaaatttaacaatatcaGCAAAAAATACTGTTACATTGTCATAATTTTCTGGTTCTACAGTTTTAcctaattttaatttttcaacaaTCTCCGCTGGAAgcatttttttaagtaaaatatcactttttttttgttcttcaacaatttctttagttctatcatttatttcatcttgtaatgttaatgaatatttttctaaaattttaaaaacatgatccattaaattttttgcattttttttagtaaaaacatttaataatttttctatttgttttatatttggcctttttttatcatcataATTCCAACAATCtttaattaatgttataaaagaTGGATTAACTTCAACATTTGGAGCTACAATTATTTCTGGTCGTAAATCATTAGAATTTCctctttttaaaagatatatcaATTCTTCAACACTTTCTTGTCTTGAACTAAGATTCCAAAAATTTCCTTTTGATATAATTTCTGATAATATTATTCCAAAACTGTAAATATCTCCTTCTTTACTTCCAATAGAAAAATCATGTGTTAAATGTTCTGGTGCTCGccataataaattttctatatttgttttatcatAAGCAGATAATTGTTTTGTAGAAAAATTACTTATCTTGACCTGCCATCTATCACTaacaaaacaaattttagaatttaatgttccatgaaaattaataaaacttgAATGTATATATGACAATCCATTGTAAATATCTTTTGTTAATGACATCATAAAATATGAATCAAAATTTGGTATATCTGTTTGAAGAATTTCCTTaagcaaaaaataaataataataaaaataataaacatacATGTAATGAACCTCTTTTACAATATTTCCATACAGATATAGGTAATGTTCCATCAATACATAttccaaaaaatttatttaaattttcatgaTTAATGGAtatgattttatttaattgaagACAATCATTATTAGTATAAttgaagatatttttatactttctTCCAACAACTTCTTcatcattatataaataaaatgaataattttctgtattattttttttttgtaaattaaatttaaatgtatttgTTGTTATTTCTGAAACTGAAGAATGTATACTTTCTGTAGCATCATTATTTGTAACGTCACTAATTAAATtagataaagaaattttccatttatttaattcttcTCCTTTTCTTACTTTTACTTTACATATATACCATATTAATcctatgataataaataaaataagaataagTATAATAACTCCAACAATAATAacttctttaaaataaaatttaaaaaaatttttttgacaaCGATTATGTAAATAACCACAAATTGGTTCAGTTAATGGTATACTATTATTccaattttcaaaaattgtttttggaaaattatttaaagatacaCTACTTTCTTTCTTAAACGATGTTAATGAAGTATAAGAATAATTAAACCATACTATTTGTTTACCAAATTTATCTAATCCTGTAACTTGAATAGTTGGTAATCGTATACAATTTGaatcaaaattaattattccTGTATATCCTTCTTTACTTAATAAACATTGTTTTCTAAATAAAGTTGGATTTTCAAATGTTTTCTCTGAAAATTCAtctaatgttttatttaataatgtagCCCAAATATATACAGAATCACCTAAATATCTTGCAtatctatttaaaattgtgctatcattaatattacaaaCATTACAATAAAAAGGCCAATCATTTACTCTTTTTATAACTTCTTTATCAAAACTTTTGTtagtattataatattttgctgtatcaaaaataaacattCTTTTAGCCATTTCAAATGCATCCATATCTCTaccatcattatttttatctacaTCATTATAAAAAGGTATTGGATTGTCATTAGAATCAACGTAATGTGAATTGAAAGCTTTACTTGTATCTTCCATATTAATATGTACATATTCAGAATTATTTAATCCACGatcatacatttttaataaaaaacttcTTTTCCAATCATTACGATCAAAACAAGTTATAATTATTCTTGCTCTTATTATtgtttcattaataaatgCATCATATTCTATATCTAATGGTGGTGTACTAGCTTTATAAGAATAAACCATTACTgctttaaaatcaaaaatattagcAGCATTAACAAAATCATCAAACATCATATTACATCGATTATTAAGTCTAGAAcatgaaaaaaatacatatttatgccagttaaatgtttttaaaatatctaaaacAGTTAATGCAAGTGAATAAAATACAGGAGCAACAGAATAAACATTAGGAAATCTTTTAACATTTGTAAATTGAGTTGAAGAAACTAAACCCCAAATAAATATTggtttattataaaatttagcTATCATTGAGGCACGAATTGCATTAATACTACATGATGGACCAAATATTACATCAACTTTATCATTGACAATTAATTGATATGTTAATCCActagaatttttttctatacaatcatcaaaataataattaaaagtaaaattatattgtggtaataatttttcactTGTTATACGATCAATGACAACTGGTATTATTCCAACAGCTAATGTAAATCCAAGAATATCACCATTTTCAGAATCagtttttacaaaaataaaaccaagatttaaatttttttgaccATTGAtagataatgataaaattactaaaaaaaatagttttaaaatattcattttttttaaattaaaaataataaataaataatgataaaaaaatttttttaatttattttttcaactagaaacaaaataatttttttaaaatttatatggtTTGAAGGgtttaaaaaacattaattgaaacctttttaaaatttattttaacaacaaGCTAATAAGCATACCAAAACATgcatattctttttaaaaaaaaatgattaatattattaaaaatattaaaatactttaaataaagatgTTATAAACtaatcataaataatatctaAGAGTActcttttttaacaataaataatataaaataaaaagatttttttataaaaaattttacaaaaaacattttttaaattaaaaattttatattatttattataaaagttaaagtatctttattttatataaaactgTATTGTAAGGTattgaatataatttaaaaaccatcatattatacaatatatgtacttttttaaataacttcatgtacttaataaaatattgtaaaataattttttttatcacattaaatttttgtcttataaaaatttttactagaaaaaaactttttaaaaatttcttttcatTTTGATCATAAATCGTTTTAATGCTActaactttaattttaattattttacaaattaaaggtaatttaataattttaaagcatataaataatattataaaaatcatttataataattataaaatttataagtaaaattaagtaaaataaacatttttatttaaaaaaaaactttgacaataaattgatataatttttttaacatttaaaaaaaaaattgaacttttaaaattttagcaTATCTAATGCttcatcaaataaaattatttattagatttataatcattactcttttttattatatgaaaacataaagtacaattatattattctttataaggaaaaaaataattataacattttaatttacaatgagagttttattatttatttttgtctCTTTTTTAGCGATATCGTTAGCCAAAATAATTCTTGAAGATGATGATTTAGTTCCCCGTATTAtcgtttttaaaaaaaaagctccttatgttaaaaaagtaaGCCAATTTTGTCTTAATCAATGTTCTGAACAATTAAACCAAGAGTATGCTTTTCTTGAAGTTAAAAGAGCTGTTAAGATAATACTTGAATTGAAAGTAAAAGTTGTTGCTTACTTTTATGGAACACTTAAAACTGACAAAtctaaaagaatattattcaGAGGAAAATACCAAGGTATATTTAGTAGTCCTAAAGGCAGAAAGtgtaaatgtaaaatattggAACAAAATGAGGTAGTTAagacataaataaaaaaattataatatgtatttttttaaattttttaaaataaaattttcaataattcaTATTGCAATTTACTTTTAGACAACAACTGTTGGGTCAATTACTTCAGCATCTACAGAGGCTACAACCACTTCATCTGAACTACCTACCATACGTGTAGAAACTACAACAACTGCATCAACTTCTCCACCAACAACTGTTACAACAACGGAAAGAGTTACTACTTTAACTATTCAAACAACTAGACGAACTATATTACAAAAAGTAAAAGATAAAGTAAAAAACGTGTTCAGccgtattaaaaaaatttttggcaaataatcaaaaaaaaattaaataacaaataagtaaaatattttgaaaataaaattttataaaattttcaatattgaaatttcttttattattcaatatttctatattattcttaatgaagattaatttataatgtcTTCAATATAAGAACAATACTACAATTCAAATGATGTAAATtatacaacaaaaaaatttttttaattgaaacaTTTATTGAGAAAATTGTatagatgataaaaaattaaaagttttaattagcaaaaaataaatattattgtttcaatattttcgattgttatttatttataatattatgcgtttattaaagtttttatattacattatcataaatacttatttaattttatataattttatttttaaaaatctacagaattaaaaaatgatgtgcctaaaataaattataaagtgtaaccaataaaaattatcatgtAAACACAgctattaatataattttaatttaataaatattgaaaaaagcattataaaaagttttttttttcatcatatgaaatttaacattttttttatattgttaaaatatttaaatttttatctacttataaaaaaaatgttacaatGTAATAGTCaattataatcaaaaaatttttataatttattcaattgtgaagttaaaatttagtaaagattattttaattcatattttttaaaattaatatcaataattatttaaacttttataataactgTTAGAATGTGCTAATTTTAGAACTAATTAATAATTGGTAAAAAgatataacaatttataaaaaactttttttattttttaaaaattattatgctttgttttattttttaaaataatatagctattataaactttttttacttttttttataaataattaatataattttataaataatacgTGAAAATATTAcagtaaatataaatattttaaaactaaaacataaatttatttaaatataactatataaagaggttattaataataacattaaatttttcaaacacaaatgttgtaaaattgaatgtttacattaaaaacaaaaaatttttttaaacaaagttttatttattcgAATATTTCCATTATATTAGTTAAAACACATTGATcacataattttttgatcactatttattaaatttttaatcattttataaattttaattaactttatatcagattaataaaattttatatcaatttgcaacaataaacataaaaaaaaagtaaactatcattttaatttaaaaagaaagtttgaatatatattaatattatttaaataataaaaaaaaagcattaaaatatatagcaTTTAGCAAATCAAATGCctcatcaaataaaatagtcagttaaatttatatttattttttattttttattatttgataatataaagtacaaaaatattttatctttaaaatgaaaaatgaaaaacatttttatcatattacaatgaaatttatttcaattctTTTTGCCATTTTTGCTGTTACATTTTTAGATGGACAAGATTTTAGTAAAATAGATTTTCATATTTCTACATTGAATCGAAAAGCTTGTCCAGCTAGAAATATAGGAAAATATTGTCttagtatatttaataaaaaaactggttataaatatatatttaaaggaGTTAAAGAAGCtgttcaaataaaatttatatatggTATAAATGTTACAATCATTTTTGCGGcatcaaaaacaaaaaaagataaggaaaaacaatattttttgggAGAATACTACGAGCCATATAAAAAAGGACCTCATAAAAATCATgcaaaaaaaagatgtatTATAGAATATCATGATTTAACAACAGTAAgttaaaatatgattaaaaatttaagatatatttaaaaacatttatcagcatataattttaaatttcacaattataattaatttttagacAACAACTACTGAATTGGTTACTACAACGGTATATGCTCCAACAACAGAAGAACCGGTTACTACAACAGTAAATGCTTCAACAACTGAAGGACCGGGAACTACAACAGTAAGTGGCCCAACAACTAAAAAACCGGTTACCACAACAGTAAATGCTCCAACAACTACAGAAAGACATTATACTAAAGAGGATTTCAATAAACAAATTTGGAGATGGATATtgaatcatatttttaattacagAGTAAAAAAGCAAgaataaactttttacaTTCTAAATGattgaaatttaatataagaaaattttaaaatacttgttttaacttaaaaaaattttttttcaaacatttagaacataaaaataattaacttataaaaatggaaataattcagaaatgttttaaaataaattgaataatatattgagaaacatatatatatatatatatattataaattattgttagaaaaaaataaaatcattaacttaatttttttatttactatttattgataataatatgttGTTTTTACCttagttaaataataattagtcatattttattttatctgattaattattttttttactaatatttattaattacatttttgaaattataatatcagacatttattgaaaattttttttatgataaaaaagttacagatagaaatgaaaaaatgaaaaattaagttACAAAACAcaacttataaaaattattatgttaatacaattaataataataactaaaattaactattattaaaagaaaatttaattaaaatttatttttatctaataaaatttaatatttattttattttatgaaacattttaaatttaatttacatttatttcttaaaaaaaagttacaatgtgatgataaattaaaataaaaaagttttttttaattagatCAACTGAAAATTAGAAATtggtaaataatattataattaatattaataaatattcaaacttttataaaagcTGTTAAAATGTATTTCTTTTGTAATCAACTTGTAATTGGtagaaaatttaacaatttatgaaactttattaaagttagttgaaaaatattatacttcaatatatttaaaaaagaaatatttctattataaattttttttaattttctttatttacaattaatgtaactttattgatatttcatacaaaaaataatttaatgaaaatatttttaaacttaattattaatttaaatttaaattaagtGAATACTACTATAACTTATTTTGTacattaaatcaaaaaatttttaaaaaaattttatttaaatcttataataatgaacataaatatagtagactaatgatttaaatttagtaaaagtttgaatatatattattatcattctAACTCTAAAATAcatgaaattattaaatattcagGAAATCCAATGCTTTGTCAAATAAAATGGTTCATTGAATTTATGattttaactaattttatattttattaaaacataaagtacaaatttattttgtttttataatgaaatattgatattttaaatttatattataatgaaattaattttatttctcgTTACTATTTTTGTTGTAACTTTTTTTGAAAGGAGTAACTCTACCAAAAAAAGTGTAacatattatgataaaaacaTAAATCCTAATCATGCTAAGCATATTGCAAGATACTGCCTTTCtgtgtataataaaaaatctgGATTTAAgcataattttgttaaagtTAAAAGTGTTAAAGGCatgaaatttaaatatggTATAAATGCtacaatcattttttatggaaaagaagaaaaaggtacaaaaaaaacattattatttataggaGATTACTATCAACCATTTAAAAATggaaactttaaaaattatttaaagaaaagatGTTCTATGGGATTGTATTATGTATCAAcggtaatttaaaataaaaattttaaattttaaagtataacagttaaaagttttacaacatattattttattttattattatttatttttagacaAAGAAAACTAAACCAACTACTACAAAAGTTACTAAACCAATTACTACAACAGTTACTCAACCAATTACTACAACAGTTACTCAACCAATTACTACAACAGTTACTCAACCAATTACTACAACAGTTACTCAACCAACTACTACAACAGTTACTCAACCAACTACTACAACGGTTACTCAATCAGATAAAACAAAGACAAAGATTCATAAAACTACTTCAAAAGTTCATACAACTACAACTGAAATTCAAACAACTACTTCAAAAATTCATAAAACTACAACTGAAATTCAAACAACTACTTCAAAAATTCATACAACTACAACTGAAAGTCAAACAACTACATCAGAAGTTCAAACAACTACAACAAAAATTCAAACTACAACAACAATTTCTCAAGGAAAAAAACTTTCTGATAAAgctaaatattttctaacgTTTTCTAATATCATGAACTTGTACTCAAAAGCTCATTTGTTTACTTCGTGAAAATTAAAgatcatttaattttgataattttaaatcttctaatatttatttttgtaatagtGTTATTAAtgaagatatattttttagtagtttgaaatatatatttaataatacaataaaaatgaataagtgggtaattattaataaatttaaaaatttataggcAAACATGTATACATGCTAAAATTTATAAGCTTTGTTTggcaaaaataaaaattattatctacattttttaattattattaacttaaatttttttttattatatggttgttacttttttattttaatattaaccTATTATTACGTTTTCagatcataatatttttattaatatttacttattacagttctaaaattatattactcaaagtcatttttctttttttttataattggcaaaaaatatataatattaatttattttttttataaagtgtTACAACacaacaataaataaataatttatagtttaaaaatattttgttttatattagtcttgcaaaattttagaaaaattacaTTGTTAGTTTGGAAAAATTTGTAAGTTTCATTTAGTTTTGCTTatcattacttttattaatttgcTGTAGCCATCTAGATTTATTcccatttttattatttatctacCTATGAAAAGTTTGCTCATAAACTTATTTAACCTTGcaatgttataaattttagcaaactttaatttaatatcaaaaattattcgTAATGTTATAAATGCTGTAAGActgtattttttattaaattaattagtaattggttaaaaaatttaacaatttacagaatttttttatgttatttgaaaaatttattaaatttttctatttttctaaataatatttttattacaaatctttttttaattttctttatttacaattaatgtaactttattgatatttcatacaaaaaataatttaatgaaaatatttttaaacttaattattaatttaagtTTACATTAAGTGAATACTACTATAACTTATTTTgtacattaaattataagattattaaaaaaacttttatttaaatcttataataataagcataaatataatacacTAATGATTTAAATTTAGCAAAAGtttgaatatatattaacattatttttactgtaaaatacattaaattatttgacaTTCAGAAGATCTAatgttttatcaaataaaatgatttattaaattcatgatttttactaattttatattttatgaaaacataaagtacaaaatttcttttatttttataattaaattttgatattttcaatttatattataatgaaatttattttaaatctcGTTACTATTTTAGTTGCTACTTTTGTTGCAACATTTTTATGTAGAAGAACAAGTTGGAATGGCCGACCTATAACAATTAAACTAATTCCAATATCTTATGAAGCTGTAGTAGTTGCCAAGTTTTGTCTTCGTatgtttgataaaaaaactGGAATAAGACATAGAGTTCGTAGAGTTATATATgccattaaaataattactgAATTTGGTAAAAATGTTAGCATTGTTTTTAGAGCAAGTGATAGAGAAAACAATACAAATAAACTACTTTATGAAGGAGAATATTATCGTccatttttagataaaaaaactaaaaagtATGGGCGTAAAATATGCATTCCTGCATTGTATAATGGAACAGGagtaatttataataaaactaaaaattataaaatatattttttaaaatttttttaacatatcatatttaaattatcattattgtTTTTAGGTAAAAGTTGAACCATTAGAAACTACAACTCTTCCTCCAAAATATGCAGAGTTGTTAGAAAAATGTAGAGGTATTTATCCCTATGAATAATtggaaaataataaagaaagttaaaatttacaagattttaatgattgaaatttttttacttttttaaaaaatgtctctataaaatttaaattttttttatataaaactaaAGTTGTCATCAAAGTCtatcaaactttttttaaaactttaatatatataaaagttaattttttttaaaatcagtTATCTGTAACATAACTTAATTCTTAacgtatatattttattcatgTTAGAAcaataatatacatatattcatgattttttttttcaaaataataaaaaactataacattaataattagTCTGTTTTAAtcagaaattttaattagtaaaaattaCTTAAGAATAAacacatttttaaatttgataatataaaagttatatgtataaatttttttataataaaatgtagcaaaaaattgttttctatataaataatttcatttttttatcgcaattttttaaaattaagataaaatatattttatttaataaaaaaaattatgataattgTAATCCACGACCATGGTGTTATATGAAAGATGTTTAAAATCAACGtactaaaattttacaagaaaatttgaaatcttctataatcaaaataaagtCAATAACATCTTGAGtttattcaatattttaaaattattagcaTAAATGAATTTTGAGATAGCATAcacttttttcaaaaataataaat
This Strongyloides ratti genome assembly S_ratti_ED321, chromosome : 2 DNA region includes the following protein-coding sequences:
- a CDS encoding Atrial natriuretic peptide receptor 1, which translates into the protein MNILKLFFLVILSLSINGQKNLNLGFIFVKTDSENGDILGFTLAVGIIPVVIDRITSEKLLPQYNFTFNYYFDDCIEKNSSGLTYQLIVNDKVDVIFGPSCSINAIRASMIAKFYNKPIFIWGLVSSTQFTNVKRFPNVYSVAPVFYSLALTVLDILKTFNWHKYVFFSCSRLNNRCNMMFDDFVNAANIFDFKAVMVYSYKASTPPLDIEYDAFINETIIRARIIITCFDRNDWKRSFLLKMYDRGLNNSEYVHINMEDTSKAFNSHYVDSNDNPIPFYNDVDKNNDGRDMDAFEMAKRMFIFDTAKYYNTNKSFDKEVIKRVNDWPFYCNVCNINDSTILNRYARYLGDSVYIWATLLNKTLDEFSEKTFENPTLFRKQCLLSKEGYTGIINFDSNCIRLPTIQVTGLDKFGKQIVWFNYSYTSLTSFKKESSVSLNNFPKTIFENWNNSIPLTEPICGYLHNRCQKNFFKFYFKEVIIVGVIILILILFIIIGLIWYICKVKVRKGEELNKWKISLSNLISDVTNNDATESIHSSVSEITTNTFKFNLQKKNNTENYSFYLYNDEEVVGRKYKNIFNYTNNDCLQLNKIISINHENLNKFFGICIDGTLPISVWKYCKRGSLHEILQTDIPNFDSYFMMSLTKDIYNGLSYIHSSFINFHGTLNSKICFVSDRWQVKISNFSTKQLSAYDKTNIENLLWRAPEHLTHDFSIGSKEGDIYSFGIILSEIISKGNFWNLSSRQESVEELIYLLKRGNSNDLRPEIIVAPNVEVNPSFITLIKDCWNYDDKKRPNIKQIEKLLNVFTKKNAKNLMDHVFKILEKYSLTLQDEINDRTKEIVEEQKKSDILLKKMLPAEIVEKLKLGKTVEPENYDNVTVFFADIVKFTILSSKCSAFQVVTLVNDLFILFDNLIESLDIYKVETIGDGYLCVSGLPTRNGDMHGKQIAELSLGFNEICHKFSIPYLPGEKIMVRIGCNSGPCVAGVVGLAMPRYCLFGDTVNTASRMESNGKPERIHITESCSKLLNKIGGYVIEPRGEVIIKGKGVMNTFWLNGRIGENNNHMIKNDEVKFEPILNLDEKKTNTNMGMYREFGKNNN